The following proteins are co-located in the Spirosoma montaniterrae genome:
- a CDS encoding HAMP domain-containing sensor histidine kinase: MTIRTRLTLLFTLLVSSLLAGFCIIIYLTAEQYRESEYYERIRQEALTSAELLFGKETISPQLFKLLDKNEMTVLNQEEIIIYNNQNKIAYESGTDYLDVTPETLRRIRLQKELRWRVGDREIVGVVFTDRFNHFVVVASAVDKYGFQKQRDLALILSAGWLMATLIVLLAGRLFAARALAPINRVVGRVDAITATNLDLRLDEGNGQDEIAQLSHRFNRMLDRIEEAFQGQRAFVANASHELRTPLTAITGQIQVALLADDDPQELREVMHSILDDVRGLTQLTNGLLSLADVSMGESSVNTAPVSVDDLLWQTRSDLLKAHPDYTVRVAMPENEGVPHDFIILGNDALLRIALINLLENACKFSPDHTVRVQINALSNVVHFAFQNNGPPISPDELPLIFKPLRRGSNAQQVRGYGIGLSLTDRIVRLHKGQLSVESSHQNGTTFTMVLPTIR, translated from the coding sequence TTATGAACGCATCCGGCAGGAAGCCTTAACGTCGGCAGAGCTACTGTTTGGGAAAGAAACAATTAGTCCGCAACTGTTTAAGCTCTTAGACAAGAACGAGATGACCGTTCTGAATCAGGAAGAAATAATTATTTACAATAATCAGAACAAAATTGCCTACGAAAGCGGCACCGATTACCTCGACGTAACGCCCGAAACGCTCCGGCGCATCCGGCTCCAGAAGGAACTACGCTGGCGCGTTGGCGACCGTGAAATTGTAGGCGTGGTATTTACCGACCGCTTCAATCATTTTGTGGTAGTGGCGTCGGCGGTCGATAAATATGGCTTTCAGAAACAGCGCGATCTGGCCCTGATTCTCTCGGCAGGCTGGTTGATGGCTACACTTATTGTGCTGCTGGCCGGGCGGTTGTTTGCGGCTCGTGCGCTTGCCCCCATCAACCGGGTTGTTGGCCGGGTCGATGCCATTACAGCCACCAATCTTGATTTGCGTTTAGACGAGGGCAACGGGCAGGATGAAATAGCGCAACTCTCGCACCGTTTCAACCGAATGCTCGACCGCATCGAAGAAGCTTTTCAGGGGCAGCGGGCCTTTGTAGCGAATGCATCGCACGAACTCCGAACGCCTTTAACGGCCATCACAGGGCAGATTCAGGTGGCTCTGCTGGCCGACGACGACCCGCAGGAACTGCGCGAGGTGATGCACTCGATACTCGATGATGTACGCGGCCTGACTCAACTGACTAATGGCTTGCTGAGTCTGGCCGATGTGAGTATGGGCGAATCGTCGGTGAATACGGCTCCGGTATCGGTCGATGATTTATTGTGGCAAACCCGTTCTGATCTGCTCAAAGCCCATCCAGACTACACCGTTCGGGTTGCTATGCCGGAAAATGAGGGCGTTCCGCACGATTTCATTATATTAGGAAACGACGCGCTGTTGCGCATTGCACTAATCAACCTGCTCGAAAACGCCTGTAAGTTCTCGCCTGACCATACTGTTCGGGTACAAATCAACGCGCTGTCCAATGTCGTTCATTTCGCCTTTCAGAACAACGGACCACCAATTTCGCCCGACGAGTTACCGCTGATTTTTAAGCCCCTTCGCCGGGGCAGCAACGCGCAGCAGGTACGCGGTTATGGCATCGGTCTCTCGCTCACGGATCGCATAGTACGGCTCCACAAAGGTCAGCTTTCCGTTGAATCGTCTCATCAGAATGGCACCACGTTTACGATGGTATTGCCAACGATACGGTAA